The Candidatus Bathyarchaeota archaeon genome has a segment encoding these proteins:
- a CDS encoding ABC transporter permease — MALKSYIAKRLVYMVLLIFLVASVNFLLFNLMPGSPLDKYVRDLRGKMTEERFEELKAIYGLDKPLHERYILYVTNMFTWNFGYSYESRDYVQNDIIMVLPNTLLLMGVAEIGAMIIGILLGVIAAYKRGSSLDTFLVTASLGTYSVPVFWIGWLMLSFFTIYLGLFEVGRVEPQIWAIRPPSSILEFIAGRLYMIVLPATTLFIFLFGGWVLLTRATVLETITEDYVTTARAKGLPERTILFKHVLKNASLPLITSVALTFGFLISGAIITETVFSYGGMGLLLWNAIQRNDIPVMQAFFFVMALLVIIANFLADILYGVIDPRIKYG, encoded by the coding sequence ATGGCTTTGAAATCTTACATCGCTAAAAGATTAGTCTACATGGTTTTATTGATCTTCTTGGTTGCATCAGTAAATTTCCTTCTTTTCAACTTAATGCCAGGTAGTCCTTTAGATAAATATGTACGAGATCTGAGAGGTAAAATGACTGAGGAACGCTTTGAAGAACTAAAGGCGATATACGGTCTTGATAAGCCCTTACATGAAAGATACATATTATACGTTACAAACATGTTCACTTGGAATTTTGGATACAGCTATGAATCAAGGGACTATGTCCAGAACGACATAATAATGGTACTCCCCAATACCTTGCTGCTTATGGGCGTTGCCGAAATTGGCGCAATGATAATAGGAATCCTATTAGGCGTAATAGCCGCCTATAAAAGAGGAAGCTCACTAGACACTTTTTTGGTCACTGCTTCCTTGGGAACATATTCGGTCCCAGTATTCTGGATAGGCTGGCTTATGCTTTCCTTCTTCACCATCTACCTAGGTTTGTTTGAAGTGGGGAGAGTTGAACCTCAAATCTGGGCTATTCGCCCCCCGAGTTCTATATTAGAATTTATTGCCGGCCGCCTCTATATGATTGTTCTTCCAGCAACAACCCTTTTCATCTTCTTGTTCGGTGGCTGGGTCCTCCTAACAAGAGCCACAGTCCTCGAAACAATTACCGAGGACTACGTGACAACAGCCCGAGCCAAAGGACTGCCCGAAAGAACAATTCTGTTCAAACACGTCTTGAAAAACGCCTCATTGCCGTTGATCACCAGTGTTGCATTAACCTTCGGCTTCCTTATATCTGGAGCCATAATAACTGAAACAGTCTTCTCATATGGAGGCATGGGATTACTATTGTGGAATGCCATACAAAGGAACGATATCCCGGTAATGCAAGCATTCTTCTTTGTAATGGCGCTATTAGTAATCATAGCAAACTTCTTAGCAGATATACTATATGGTGTAATAGATCCGCGAATAAAGTATGGGTGA
- a CDS encoding ABC transporter permease: protein MPSRKEQFSFTIQRFKGFWNQYKQSKRGVLGVGIIIFFAFVAIFAPLISPLDPLNPKWPGYYPGGEQPKLAEKLCVPIWYKSVLGMHQLAESILLTENHELASRTVFEQWVSIYNPTYTSVQYNETRGQHNNDGCIEILYKREEGQAAPQDSKASITFAKSFEYPYENNPQSFWWHYSLSVENKTPIIPDFPIEVSLQFRRGNEPDAILVKTISLPKSVLIGEANQTKWYSKAGTTLGELSIIEETIFTKAGNYTYEFVVTIFDPEGSNSDLRVYVDNLQIILYGEAFGLLGTSSFPEASPRDLFTMLVHGTRISFMIGILTAVFSVLIGLVVGLVSGYVGGLVDEGLMRFADFLLVLPGLPLLIVLVTVLGKSIWNIIGVLIFMGWMGFSRTVRSMTLSLRERPFIESAKAAGASKNYIIFRHIVPNVFALVYISLATSVPGAIIAEASLAWLGLGDINIPSWGIMLFDFSKTQTAVVKGIGEYWFWVIPPGLAIALMAMAFILMGFSLDEILNPRLRKRR, encoded by the coding sequence ATGCCATCACGCAAAGAACAATTTTCCTTCACGATTCAAAGGTTCAAGGGTTTCTGGAATCAATATAAGCAAAGTAAACGAGGCGTACTTGGAGTAGGAATCATTATATTTTTCGCCTTTGTAGCCATCTTTGCTCCGCTCATATCACCGTTAGACCCGCTAAACCCAAAGTGGCCCGGATATTACCCCGGCGGTGAGCAACCAAAGCTAGCTGAGAAACTTTGCGTTCCAATATGGTACAAGTCAGTTCTGGGCATGCATCAGCTTGCAGAAAGCATTCTACTGACAGAAAATCATGAATTAGCCTCAAGAACGGTCTTCGAACAATGGGTATCAATCTACAATCCTACATACACCTCAGTGCAATATAACGAAACAAGAGGCCAACACAACAATGATGGATGCATCGAGATATTATACAAACGTGAAGAAGGCCAAGCTGCTCCTCAGGATAGTAAGGCAAGCATAACATTTGCTAAAAGCTTCGAATATCCTTATGAAAACAATCCACAGTCGTTCTGGTGGCATTACTCTCTCTCTGTAGAGAACAAAACGCCTATAATACCCGATTTCCCCATTGAGGTTAGTCTCCAATTTCGCAGAGGGAATGAACCAGACGCAATTCTTGTTAAAACGATTAGTTTACCGAAATCCGTACTCATAGGTGAAGCGAACCAGACAAAATGGTACAGCAAAGCAGGAACTACGCTAGGAGAACTGTCTATAATAGAAGAAACAATATTCACTAAAGCCGGGAACTACACATACGAGTTCGTGGTTACGATCTTCGATCCGGAAGGCAGTAATTCCGATTTAAGAGTTTATGTTGACAACTTGCAAATAATATTGTATGGTGAAGCATTCGGCTTGCTGGGTACCTCATCGTTCCCCGAGGCCTCCCCACGAGATCTTTTCACGATGTTAGTACATGGAACTAGAATCTCCTTTATGATTGGGATTCTCACAGCAGTTTTTTCTGTATTGATTGGACTGGTTGTAGGGCTAGTTTCGGGGTACGTGGGCGGATTGGTTGATGAAGGACTGATGCGATTCGCAGACTTTCTTTTAGTATTACCAGGCTTGCCGCTGCTAATAGTTTTAGTTACAGTGCTCGGTAAATCAATCTGGAACATAATAGGCGTACTTATATTCATGGGGTGGATGGGCTTTTCACGAACTGTGAGATCTATGACGCTTAGCCTGCGAGAAAGACCATTCATTGAAAGCGCCAAAGCCGCCGGAGCAAGCAAAAACTACATAATATTCCGCCACATCGTTCCTAATGTATTCGCTTTAGTGTACATCTCATTGGCAACATCTGTTCCAGGCGCCATAATTGCGGAAGCATCCCTAGCTTGGCTTGGACTGGGCGATATCAATATACCTTCTTGGGGCATAATGCTGTTCGACTTCAGTAAGACCCAAACGGCTGTTGTGAAAGGAATTGGTGAATACTGGTTCTGGGTGATACCTCCAGGCCTCGCAATCGCATTGATGGCAATGGCTTTCATCCTAATGGGATTCTCCCTTGACGAAATTTTGAACCCAAGGCTGAGGAAAAGACGTTAG
- a CDS encoding ABC transporter ATP-binding protein, which produces MAILDVQNLSTYYLIGRGYVKAVEGVSLQLEKGEAMGLAGESGCGKTTIALSLLKILPSNGRIINGKILVRNTDIVSLSEVEMRKRIRWKVISMIFQGAMNAMNPLYKVGDQIVEAIKLHEPKVTRKEAKERAAKLLEMVGIDASRVDNFPHEFSGGMKQRALIAMSLCNNPELVIADEPGTALDVIVQAQVLRLMRELKDRLNLSIIMISHDLSMIAEVCQKICIMYAGYLVEHGDIVKIFKKPLHPYTVDLIGSFPSIKAEKQEMVSIPGSPPDLFDPPPGCRFHPRCKYAMDICKKEVPKLLKISKDHFVACHLVKD; this is translated from the coding sequence ATGGCGATACTTGACGTTCAGAATTTGTCCACTTACTACTTAATAGGCAGAGGATATGTAAAGGCTGTAGAAGGCGTTAGTCTTCAACTGGAAAAAGGAGAAGCCATGGGGTTGGCAGGAGAGTCTGGATGCGGTAAGACCACTATCGCTCTTTCTTTACTTAAAATTCTACCTTCAAATGGTAGAATAATCAATGGAAAAATTTTGGTGAGAAACACCGACATTGTCAGCTTGAGCGAGGTTGAAATGCGGAAACGCATCAGATGGAAGGTGATTTCAATGATATTTCAAGGTGCCATGAACGCTATGAACCCACTTTATAAAGTAGGCGATCAAATCGTTGAAGCCATTAAATTGCATGAACCCAAAGTAACCAGAAAAGAAGCAAAAGAAAGAGCCGCAAAACTTCTAGAAATGGTAGGGATAGACGCTTCAAGAGTGGATAATTTTCCTCACGAGTTTAGTGGGGGAATGAAACAACGAGCATTGATAGCTATGTCTCTGTGTAACAATCCAGAGTTGGTCATCGCTGACGAGCCTGGAACAGCTCTAGACGTTATTGTACAAGCACAGGTTCTAAGATTGATGAGAGAGCTAAAGGATAGATTGAATTTGTCAATCATTATGATATCCCATGACCTTTCGATGATTGCTGAGGTATGTCAGAAGATTTGTATTATGTATGCGGGATACTTAGTCGAGCACGGAGACATCGTGAAAATCTTCAAGAAACCATTGCACCCATATACTGTAGATCTGATAGGATCTTTTCCAAGTATTAAGGCTGAAAAGCAAGAAATGGTATCCATTCCAGGTTCCCCACCAGACCTTTTTGACCCGCCTCCTGGGTGTAGATTTCACCCGAGATGTAAATACGCTATGGATATATGTAAGAAAGAGGTGCCTAAACTGCTCAAAATATCAAAGGATCATTTTGTAGCGTGCCATTTGGTTAAAGACTAA
- a CDS encoding ABC transporter ATP-binding protein, which produces MEDLIIKAENLKKWFPIKVGLFRAVFSKEEMAVRAVDDVSFDIRKSEIFGLAGESGSGKTTTGRLLLRLIEPTGGKIYFGGKDITSISESEMKPFRRKMQIIFQDPYESLNPRMTIRDIVAEPLRLLQRIALDQVDRRVNQVLEDVELTPPKKFVLRYPHELSGGQRQRVAVARAFAITPEFIVADEPVSMLDVSIRAEILHLMISLVEKYASSILYITHDLALSRHMCDRLGIMYLGKIMEMSETEKIIFEPLHPYTKALIDAVPVPDPTAKRVETVIKGEIPSPINPPSGCRFHTRCPAYIGDICRTKEPQLIDVGKNHCVACHLYSSEK; this is translated from the coding sequence ATGGAAGATCTAATAATAAAGGCTGAAAATCTGAAAAAGTGGTTTCCCATTAAGGTGGGGTTGTTTCGAGCAGTTTTTTCGAAGGAGGAAATGGCTGTACGTGCTGTGGATGATGTTTCATTTGACATAAGAAAGAGTGAAATTTTCGGCTTGGCTGGAGAAAGCGGTAGCGGAAAGACCACTACGGGGAGACTTTTACTGAGACTAATTGAACCTACTGGTGGAAAAATCTACTTTGGAGGTAAAGATATTACGTCAATTTCAGAATCCGAGATGAAACCGTTTCGACGGAAAATGCAGATAATCTTTCAAGACCCTTATGAGTCGTTAAACCCTAGAATGACTATAAGAGATATAGTTGCTGAGCCTTTAAGATTATTGCAGAGGATAGCCCTGGATCAGGTAGATAGAAGAGTAAATCAAGTGCTGGAGGATGTTGAATTGACACCTCCCAAGAAGTTTGTCCTAAGATATCCTCATGAACTTAGTGGGGGACAAAGGCAAAGAGTCGCTGTTGCAAGGGCTTTCGCTATAACCCCTGAGTTTATAGTTGCAGATGAGCCTGTGTCCATGCTTGATGTCTCTATTAGAGCTGAAATCCTGCACCTTATGATTTCCTTGGTGGAGAAATATGCTTCCTCGATCCTCTACATAACCCATGACTTAGCCCTTTCACGTCATATGTGTGACCGTCTTGGCATAATGTACTTGGGCAAAATCATGGAGATGAGTGAGACGGAAAAGATTATTTTTGAGCCTCTTCATCCTTATACAAAGGCGTTAATTGATGCTGTACCAGTTCCTGATCCTACGGCTAAACGTGTTGAAACGGTTATCAAGGGAGAGATTCCGAGTCCCATTAACCCGCCTTCTGGCTGCAGATTCCATACTCGTTGTCCTGCCTACATAGGAGATATATGCCGTACAAAAGAACCGCAGTTGATCGATGTTGGTAAGAACCACTGCGTTGCTTGTCACCTTTACAGTTCAGAAAAATAA